In Hermetia illucens chromosome 5, iHerIll2.2.curated.20191125, whole genome shotgun sequence, a single window of DNA contains:
- the LOC119656534 gene encoding 28S ribosomal protein S5, mitochondrial, whose product MAGRLLCNTNLLAKALQNLRIGSHITQNAVNSSRLLLENQLPCISATRHTSFFNKLPATDLWKGVTSVSNAGKKRGRGKGVGKKMSKDLNRGQVIGVGKSNILWPGLNAPIIRGRELVHQQKLPEDSERQQKLIKLRDSMGNFRVLKINPIDRGWSGSKMPGRSIGAPDPVGDEVFEGFDTRVLELKTVFIMKGNLGRRRRFSCLSVTGNGKGLAGFALVKSPEVRGALRKSKNRAGQKLMHIELCDGHTIFHDFYTQFGKTKIFVSKKPKGHGLVCHRAIMTICKVVGIKDLHAKIEGSTNLQHIVKAFFLGLLQQKTHKQLAEEKSLHVVEFRKENDNFPTIVASPTQCRKQDEIRSDEVMDFTQYVLGNRIVLKRKKFPPFYTKHRSYEIYLKKQERIRNNDKVRLDMMVNYGEVRSFLTDKYPECSETKNKPAEAQE is encoded by the exons ATGGCTGGGAGGCTTTTGTGTAATACTAATTTGCTGGCGAAAGCCCTGCAGAATTTACGAATAGGCTCCCACATCACTCAAAATGCCGTTAATTCCAGCAGATTGTTACTGGAGAATCAACTTCCTTGCATAAGCGCAACCCGTCACACGAGTTTCTTCAACAAAC TTCCTGCCACTGATTTATGGAAAGGTGTCACGTCCGTCAGTAATGCAGGCAAGAAGCGGGGTCGTGGAAAAGGAGTTGGCAAGAAAATGTCCAAGGACTTGAACCGTGGGCAAGTCATTGGTGTCGGCAAGTCAAACATCCTCTGGCCAGGCCTGAATGCGCCGATCATCCGCGGTCGAGAACTTGTTCACCAGCAGAAACTGCCTGAGGACAGCGAGCGCCAACAGAAACTGATAAAACTACGTGATTCCATGGGAAATTTCCGCGTCCTGAAGATAAATCCAATAGATCGTGGCTGGTCTGGGAGCAAAATGCCCGGAAGGAGTATCGGTGCCCCGGACCCAGTTGGAGATGAAGTTTTCGAAGGATTCGATACGAGAGTCCTTGAACTCAAGACCGTATTCATCATGAAAGGCAACCTAGGCCGGCGACGGAGATTCTCTTGTTTATCTGTAACAGGAAACGGGAAGGGTTTGGCGGGTTTTGCGTTGGTGAAAAGTCCAGAGGTCCGTGGCGCGCTTCGCAAGTCGAAGAACCGTGCTGGCCAGAAACTCATGCATATCGAACTCTGCGACGGCCACACAATCTTCCATGACTTCTATACGCAGTTCGGCAAAACCAAAATCTTCGTCAGCAAAAAGCCCAAAGGACACGGCCTGGTCTGTCATCGCGCCATAATGACCATTTGCAAAGTTGTCGGTATCAAGGACTTGCACGCGAAGATTGAAGGCTCGACGAACCTCCAGCACATCGTCAAGGCATTTTTCCTAGGACTGTTACAGCAGAAAACTCACAAGCAACTGGCGGAAGAAAAGAGTCTACATGTCGTCGAGTTCCGGAAAGAGAATGACAACTTCCCGACTATTGTGGCGAGCCCCACGCAGTGCCGCAAGCAGGATGAGATCAGGAGCGATGAAGTGATGGATTTTACGCAATATGTCCTGGGGAACCGGATAGTTTTGAAGAGAAAGAAGTTCCCGCCATTCTACACCAAACATCGGTCGTACGAGATTTATTTGAAGAAACAGGAGAGGATCCGAAACAACGACAAAGTGCGGCTGGACATGATGGTAAACTATGGCGAGGTAAGGAGTTTCCTGACGGATAAATATCCTGAATGCTCGGAAACTAAGAACAAACCAGCGGAAGCGCAGGAGTAG